In Terriglobus sp. TAA 43, a single window of DNA contains:
- a CDS encoding sugar phosphate isomerase/epimerase family protein produces MKRSISTHVFLQQRLHAGLLDAMVAAGAQSIELFAARHHFDYTDRAEVKELAKWFRSNDCRATLHQPIFESRASDWSRHVPATINLIDVEKSRRIDAMDEVKRALEAAEQIDIDSIVLHLGTANDTWSERSLDLSMTAVEHIKAFAHPLGVKTLVETLHNDVTTPEHLKEMLRIAHLDTVHVCLDIGHVNLHDMGGVESAFAVLGDRIRELHLHDNQGEKDEHLWPGEGTVDWDAVRKGVAGLKHEPVGTLEIAYEPEIDAKAMSAKAAKAFAMLEEPVRN; encoded by the coding sequence ATGAAGCGGTCAATTAGTACGCATGTTTTTCTGCAACAACGGCTGCACGCTGGCCTGCTGGATGCAATGGTGGCGGCGGGTGCGCAGTCGATTGAGCTGTTTGCTGCTCGGCACCATTTTGATTACACCGATCGCGCGGAAGTGAAGGAACTGGCGAAGTGGTTCCGCAGCAATGACTGCCGCGCGACGCTGCACCAGCCCATCTTTGAGTCGCGAGCTTCCGACTGGAGCCGCCATGTTCCAGCGACCATCAACCTGATTGATGTGGAGAAGTCACGCCGCATTGATGCGATGGATGAGGTGAAGCGCGCTCTGGAAGCAGCGGAGCAGATCGATATCGACAGCATTGTGCTGCACCTGGGCACGGCGAATGATACGTGGAGCGAGCGCTCGCTGGATTTGTCGATGACGGCGGTGGAACACATTAAGGCATTTGCACATCCGCTGGGAGTGAAGACGCTGGTGGAGACGTTGCACAACGATGTGACCACCCCGGAACACCTGAAGGAGATGCTGCGCATTGCGCATCTGGATACCGTGCACGTGTGCCTGGATATTGGGCATGTGAATCTGCACGACATGGGCGGCGTGGAGAGTGCGTTTGCCGTGTTGGGCGATCGGATTCGTGAACTGCATCTGCATGACAACCAAGGTGAGAAGGATGAGCACCTGTGGCCGGGCGAGGGCACCGTGGACTGGGATGCTGTGCGCAAGGGCGTTGCAGGGTTGAAGCATGAGCCGGTGGGGACGCTGGAGATTGCGTACGAGCCGGAGATCGATGCGAAGGCGATGAGCGCGAAGGCTGCAAAGGCGTTTGCGATGTTGGAAGAGCCTGTCCGCAATTAA
- a CDS encoding SGNH/GDSL hydrolase family protein, producing the protein MSFMRNVALVTATTLVVSTALLAQVAAAPAEAPKPIDAVLVKDPSTLTPNEILGLQKKLADYANLARYASANAALPPAPKDRVVFFGDSITDAWGNGALNKPTFFPGKPYLDRGISGQTTPQMLVRFQQDVVALKPAAVLILAGTNDIAGNTGIESLEHIQDNFRSMAAIADANHIKLILASVLPVDDYPWRRGLQPADKIRTMNTWMQQFCKDHGYTYLDYYSALTSPTGGMKPDLAKDGVHPTPAGYAIMQPLAQAAIDKTIGK; encoded by the coding sequence ATGTCGTTCATGCGCAATGTTGCACTCGTTACCGCGACCACTTTGGTGGTTAGTACGGCTTTGCTGGCTCAGGTTGCGGCTGCACCTGCCGAGGCTCCGAAGCCGATTGATGCGGTGTTGGTGAAGGATCCTTCGACGCTGACGCCGAATGAGATTCTGGGCCTGCAGAAGAAGCTGGCGGACTATGCGAACCTGGCTCGCTATGCGAGTGCGAATGCCGCGTTGCCGCCTGCGCCGAAGGATCGCGTGGTGTTTTTTGGCGACAGCATTACCGATGCTTGGGGCAACGGCGCTCTTAATAAGCCGACGTTCTTTCCGGGCAAGCCGTATCTGGACCGCGGTATCAGTGGGCAGACGACGCCGCAGATGCTGGTGCGTTTTCAGCAGGATGTGGTCGCTCTGAAGCCTGCAGCGGTGTTGATCCTGGCGGGAACGAATGACATTGCAGGCAATACGGGCATTGAGTCGCTGGAGCACATTCAGGACAATTTCCGTTCGATGGCGGCGATTGCGGATGCGAACCACATCAAGCTGATCCTGGCGAGCGTGCTGCCGGTGGACGATTACCCGTGGCGTCGGGGTTTGCAGCCGGCGGACAAAATCCGCACGATGAATACGTGGATGCAGCAGTTCTGTAAGGACCACGGGTACACGTATCTGGACTACTACTCGGCGCTTACGTCGCCGACGGGTGGCATGAAGCCCGATTTGGCGAAGGATGGTGTGCACCCCACGCCGGCGGGATATGCGATTATGCAGCCGCTGGCGCAGGCGGCCATCGACAAGACGATCGGCAAGTAA
- a CDS encoding transglutaminase family protein translates to MKIKSEFDIQFHIPRQTPVVAVLHVHPSVESKLLSADTLRVEHIVAADERLEPIPLQVSPYIDSFGNRCSRFVAPEGAVRLSGSHLMELSDTPDPQGEGLGQTPIEDLPDEALQFLLASRYCQVDEFGAIAAELFGSTRPGWERAATIRDWVHSKVTFNYNAARSTKTAMDVFTERVGVCRDFQHLAITLTRALNIPARYVTGYLGDIRVPYAGPGDFSAWYQVWLDGQWWNMDARHHTPRLGRIPMAFGRDAADVAITTSFGLAELTHFHVESNEVDSDGRPVPLPTGADANATSPIAPQ, encoded by the coding sequence ATGAAGATCAAGTCCGAATTTGATATCCAGTTTCACATTCCAAGACAGACCCCGGTCGTTGCCGTATTACACGTCCACCCTTCCGTGGAGAGCAAACTTCTATCCGCTGACACCCTCAGGGTCGAACACATTGTTGCAGCGGATGAACGGCTGGAACCAATCCCGCTGCAGGTATCACCGTACATTGACAGTTTCGGAAATCGCTGTTCACGTTTCGTCGCTCCAGAAGGAGCAGTCCGTCTTTCCGGGTCCCATCTAATGGAACTCTCAGACACACCTGATCCGCAGGGAGAGGGACTTGGCCAGACACCCATCGAAGACCTTCCCGACGAAGCGCTGCAGTTCCTGCTCGCCAGCCGCTATTGTCAGGTCGACGAATTCGGCGCCATTGCCGCCGAACTTTTTGGTAGCACCAGGCCCGGTTGGGAGCGCGCAGCCACAATCCGCGACTGGGTACATAGCAAGGTCACTTTCAACTACAACGCGGCGCGATCGACCAAAACAGCGATGGACGTGTTCACGGAGCGCGTTGGGGTCTGTCGCGATTTTCAACATCTTGCGATCACGCTCACTCGAGCGCTAAACATTCCAGCCCGCTATGTCACGGGTTATCTGGGAGATATTCGCGTCCCCTATGCCGGCCCCGGCGATTTTTCGGCGTGGTATCAGGTTTGGCTCGATGGCCAGTGGTGGAACATGGACGCACGGCACCACACGCCTCGGCTCGGCCGCATCCCGATGGCTTTCGGCAGGGACGCTGCGGACGTGGCTATCACCACGAGCTTCGGCTTAGCGGAATTGACTCACTTCCATGTTGAATCGAACGAGGTCGATTCTGATGGACGTCCTGTGCCTCTGCCAACCGGCGCGGATGCAAATGCCACCTCTCCAATCGCTCCGCAGTGA
- a CDS encoding DHA2 family efflux MFS transporter permease subunit, producing the protein MQSLQDEENALPPAEESHGASSLHHAEEVMDRAETALAPSAAEFEPGVPLARAPEPRVFNPWIIALVVTMGTFMEVLDTSIANVALPHIAGSLSASQDESTWVLTSYLVANAIILPISGWISSVLGRRNFYLGSVILFTIFSAACGIAPTLGALVVFRVLQGLSGGGLQPSVQAILADAFPGEKRGMAMAVYTVAILCAPVLGPTLGGWITDNYSWRWIFYINIPVGILCAFFTRMVLHDPPHLTKAREARKGKPIQIDGTGLALVSIGLAATEIVLDRGQELDWFGNSFILWSTIVAVVAVVGAIVWELHVKNPVVNLRLLKERNFLFCCVIVLGMYTALYATTFLLPQFMQELMGYDATTAGIAVSPAGLVTMLEVPLVGWLLSKGTDARRLIACGIITMTAGTYWLSLGNLNAAESNFIWPRVLQVMGLGMTTVPLSTIMFRFLPADQSSNAAGIYALVRNEGGSIGIALSSTFLQRMTQAHQTYLSADITSSSPGVMQQIKSAGAAIGGAAMDKTYDGMALLYHQVQQQALLLAYMDQYRLFAYILACLLPMVLLLKRPPKVVGKITLDAH; encoded by the coding sequence ATGCAGTCATTACAGGATGAAGAAAACGCTTTGCCGCCTGCGGAAGAGTCGCACGGGGCGTCATCGTTGCATCATGCGGAAGAGGTGATGGACCGCGCTGAGACGGCGCTTGCTCCCTCTGCTGCAGAGTTTGAACCGGGAGTGCCGCTGGCGCGTGCGCCCGAACCGCGGGTGTTTAATCCGTGGATTATTGCGCTGGTGGTGACGATGGGCACGTTCATGGAGGTACTGGATACCTCGATTGCGAACGTGGCGTTGCCACATATTGCGGGCAGCCTTTCTGCTTCGCAGGATGAGAGCACTTGGGTGCTGACCAGCTACCTGGTTGCGAATGCGATCATTCTGCCGATCAGCGGATGGATTTCAAGTGTTCTTGGTCGGCGCAATTTTTATCTTGGATCGGTAATTCTCTTCACTATCTTTTCTGCGGCGTGCGGCATTGCTCCGACGCTTGGCGCGCTGGTGGTGTTCCGCGTATTGCAGGGATTGTCGGGCGGTGGTTTGCAACCGAGTGTGCAGGCGATTCTCGCGGATGCGTTTCCTGGTGAGAAGCGCGGCATGGCTATGGCTGTGTATACCGTGGCGATCCTATGTGCGCCGGTGCTTGGGCCAACGCTGGGCGGATGGATTACGGATAACTATTCTTGGCGCTGGATCTTCTACATCAACATTCCTGTGGGTATTTTGTGTGCGTTCTTCACGCGCATGGTGTTGCATGATCCGCCGCACCTGACGAAGGCTCGCGAAGCTCGCAAGGGTAAGCCAATACAGATCGATGGCACGGGTCTGGCGCTGGTGAGCATTGGTCTTGCGGCGACGGAGATTGTGCTGGATCGCGGACAAGAGCTGGACTGGTTTGGTAACAGCTTCATCCTGTGGAGCACGATCGTCGCCGTGGTGGCAGTGGTGGGCGCCATCGTCTGGGAACTGCATGTGAAGAACCCGGTGGTGAATCTGCGGTTGTTGAAGGAACGCAACTTCCTGTTCTGCTGCGTGATTGTGCTGGGCATGTACACGGCGCTGTATGCGACGACGTTTCTACTGCCGCAGTTCATGCAGGAGTTGATGGGCTATGACGCAACGACTGCGGGTATTGCTGTGTCGCCTGCCGGTTTGGTGACGATGCTGGAAGTTCCACTGGTGGGTTGGTTGCTAAGCAAAGGCACGGATGCGCGACGGTTGATTGCGTGCGGCATTATCACCATGACTGCGGGAACTTACTGGCTGTCGCTGGGCAATCTGAATGCGGCGGAGAGCAATTTCATCTGGCCGCGTGTGTTGCAGGTGATGGGGCTGGGTATGACGACGGTGCCGTTGTCGACGATCATGTTCCGCTTTCTGCCTGCGGATCAGAGCAGCAATGCCGCGGGCATTTATGCGCTGGTGCGTAATGAGGGTGGATCGATCGGTATTGCGCTGTCGAGTACGTTTCTGCAACGCATGACGCAGGCGCACCAGACGTACTTGAGTGCGGACATTACTTCGTCTTCGCCGGGTGTGATGCAGCAGATCAAGTCTGCGGGCGCTGCGATTGGCGGCGCTGCGATGGATAAGACGTATGACGGTATGGCGTTGCTGTACCACCAGGTGCAGCAGCAGGCGCTGTTACTGGCGTATATGGATCAGTACCGTTTGTTCGCTTATATTCTGGCGTGTTTGTTGCCCATGGTGCTGTTGTTAAAGCGGCCGCCGAAGGTGGTTGGGAAGATTACGCTGGACGCGCACTAG
- a CDS encoding TetR/AcrR family transcriptional regulator, protein MAVSESTKKSTRLASRKQVLTDLRRSEIIEAALKVFARKGFHHSRTEDVATQAHIAKGTLYLYFDSKDAIYDAALQHAIDSLSELSDERVAAAKDTRSRVEAWIHTRLDFWCSRGDMYHMILTVGRETRHRKQTATLLRSAQRSFVDILQQAVDAGDLPPRDLSAIGWLVMDAIRGSNERRILNLCERDISRDTAIIVDTVMRYFA, encoded by the coding sequence ATGGCCGTCTCAGAATCGACGAAAAAATCCACCCGCCTCGCCTCGCGCAAACAGGTCCTCACCGACCTGCGCCGCAGCGAAATCATCGAGGCCGCGCTCAAAGTCTTTGCCCGCAAAGGCTTCCATCACTCGCGCACGGAAGACGTCGCCACCCAGGCCCACATCGCCAAGGGGACGCTCTACCTCTACTTCGATTCGAAAGACGCCATCTACGACGCTGCCTTGCAGCACGCCATCGACAGCCTCTCCGAGCTTTCCGACGAGCGCGTCGCAGCCGCGAAAGACACACGCAGTCGCGTCGAAGCCTGGATCCACACACGCCTCGATTTCTGGTGCTCCCGCGGCGACATGTACCATATGATCCTCACCGTCGGCCGCGAAACCCGGCACCGCAAACAGACCGCAACGCTCCTTCGCTCCGCACAACGCAGCTTCGTCGACATCCTTCAGCAGGCAGTCGATGCAGGCGACCTTCCGCCGCGCGATCTCAGCGCCATCGGCTGGCTCGTAATGGACGCCATCCGAGGCTCCAACGAACGCCGCATCCTCAATCTCTGCGAACGCGACATCTCCCGCGACACCGCCATCATCGTCGACACCGTCATGCGCTACTTCGCATAG
- the ligA gene encoding NAD-dependent DNA ligase LigA, translating into MSEQTTVKEIDALRREIEHHEHLYYVMDAPEITDAQYDRLINRLKALETEHPELITPDSPTQRVGGKPKEGFVKVAHSRPMLSLDNAYNEAELRAWADRVVASIHRNETLEYVCEYKLDGLSLAMHYEGAEHGAAHLSRGLTRGDGTVGEDVTSNVRTIRSVPLSVSADKLKKAHMPQTFEVRGEVVMPQAAFIKMNEERERAGQAPAANPRNAAAGTIRTVEPSIVAQRRLDYYAYFLLVNGEFLLPTQSETLEALRTAGFKTNPYARTVATIDDVLAFIAEAETRRDNLGYEIDGIVIKVNSIAQQKRLGFTGKAPRWAIAYKFPARGAVTKLLGVKFQVGRTGKLTPVAVLAPVGIGGITVARATLHNPDEIARLGVKIGDSVAVERGGDVIPKITEVVHDAQHPRGDVEIVFPSRCPRCDQPVLREEGEVDYRCVNASCPARLHEELVHFASRGVMNIEGLGDVMVGQLLGHSLVEAAEDVAESISASAEEEEPTRAALVHTVADLYRLKAEDLLTLERVGQKTADALIEQIDRSRKAPLYRVLLGLGIRHVGERTAQDLANTFGSMDAIMQASVDELKAAEGIGPVVAQTIYDFFQVKKNRDLVEDLRGQGLQFTAEKKVVGTALAGMTFVLTGTLPTLTRDDAKQRIEAAGGKVSGSVSKKTSYVVAGEEAGSKLEKARELGLAVLDEAGLLQLLG; encoded by the coding sequence ATGAGCGAACAAACGACAGTAAAAGAAATTGACGCGCTGCGACGTGAGATTGAACACCACGAACACCTGTACTACGTGATGGACGCGCCGGAGATCACGGATGCGCAGTATGACCGGTTGATCAATCGGTTGAAGGCGTTGGAGACGGAGCATCCGGAGTTGATTACGCCGGACAGTCCTACGCAGCGTGTTGGTGGCAAGCCGAAGGAAGGCTTTGTGAAGGTCGCGCATTCGCGACCCATGTTGTCGCTGGATAACGCATACAACGAGGCCGAACTGCGCGCGTGGGCGGATCGTGTTGTGGCTTCGATTCATCGCAACGAGACGTTGGAATACGTTTGCGAATACAAGCTGGATGGTTTGTCGCTGGCGATGCACTACGAAGGTGCGGAGCATGGTGCGGCGCATCTTTCGCGCGGGCTTACGCGTGGTGATGGGACCGTGGGAGAAGACGTCACAAGCAATGTAAGGACGATTCGCAGTGTGCCCTTGTCTGTGAGCGCGGACAAGTTGAAGAAGGCGCATATGCCGCAGACGTTTGAAGTGCGTGGCGAAGTGGTGATGCCGCAGGCCGCGTTCATCAAAATGAATGAGGAACGCGAGCGTGCGGGGCAGGCGCCTGCTGCGAATCCTCGCAATGCGGCCGCGGGAACGATTCGTACTGTTGAGCCGAGCATCGTCGCGCAGCGTCGGTTGGATTACTACGCTTACTTTCTGCTGGTGAATGGTGAGTTCCTGTTGCCAACGCAGAGTGAGACGCTGGAGGCGTTGCGTACTGCGGGATTCAAGACGAATCCGTATGCGCGCACGGTGGCCACGATTGATGATGTGTTGGCGTTCATTGCAGAAGCTGAGACTCGGCGCGACAACCTTGGTTATGAGATTGACGGCATTGTGATCAAGGTGAACTCCATAGCGCAGCAGAAGCGTCTTGGGTTCACAGGCAAGGCACCGCGATGGGCTATTGCGTACAAGTTTCCTGCGCGTGGTGCGGTGACGAAGCTGTTGGGTGTGAAGTTCCAGGTGGGACGCACAGGTAAGTTGACACCGGTTGCAGTGCTTGCACCTGTTGGGATCGGTGGTATTACCGTTGCTCGAGCTACGCTGCATAACCCGGATGAGATTGCGCGGCTGGGCGTGAAGATTGGGGATTCTGTTGCCGTGGAGCGTGGCGGCGATGTGATCCCGAAGATCACCGAAGTGGTACATGATGCGCAGCATCCGCGCGGTGATGTGGAGATTGTCTTTCCTTCGCGTTGTCCGCGTTGCGATCAGCCGGTGCTGCGTGAAGAGGGCGAGGTGGACTATCGCTGCGTGAACGCGAGTTGTCCTGCGCGGCTGCACGAGGAGTTGGTTCACTTTGCTTCGCGCGGTGTGATGAATATTGAAGGCCTGGGCGATGTGATGGTGGGGCAGTTGCTTGGTCACTCGTTGGTGGAGGCGGCAGAGGACGTTGCTGAAAGCATTTCTGCTTCTGCTGAAGAAGAAGAGCCTACTCGTGCTGCGTTGGTGCATACGGTTGCGGATCTGTATCGCTTGAAAGCGGAAGACTTGCTGACGCTGGAGCGCGTTGGGCAGAAGACCGCGGATGCGTTGATTGAGCAGATTGATCGTTCGCGCAAGGCGCCGCTTTATCGCGTGTTGTTGGGGCTGGGCATACGGCATGTGGGCGAGCGCACGGCGCAGGATCTGGCGAATACGTTCGGCAGTATGGATGCGATCATGCAGGCTTCCGTGGATGAGTTGAAGGCTGCGGAGGGGATTGGGCCGGTGGTTGCGCAGACGATCTACGACTTCTTCCAGGTGAAGAAGAATCGCGATCTGGTGGAGGATCTGCGTGGGCAGGGATTGCAGTTTACTGCTGAAAAGAAAGTGGTTGGCACTGCGCTGGCGGGAATGACGTTTGTTTTGACGGGCACTTTGCCTACGTTGACGCGTGATGATGCCAAGCAACGGATTGAGGCTGCGGGTGGGAAGGTGTCTGGAAGTGTCTCGAAGAAAACGAGTTATGTGGTGGCCGGCGAAGAGGCGGGAAGTAAGTTGGAGAAAGCACGGGAGTTAGGTCTTGCTGTGCTGGATGAGGCGGGATTGCTGCAGCTTTTGGGCTAA